Proteins co-encoded in one Arachis hypogaea cultivar Tifrunner chromosome 11, arahy.Tifrunner.gnm2.J5K5, whole genome shotgun sequence genomic window:
- the LOC112723916 gene encoding uncharacterized protein, which translates to MERPNGRRIVLRFNNEMQPIGDEAGLLSGVLGLLGSDYAKFPIGKESWHKVTTKNKVYNECVKQIFHFDEDSEGSIKKYILQSMGRSWKETRLRLYNAFYEPTFTFEQNIEHRPPGIDREHWREFLEYRAKPETKEKCKKNATNRSKQVYTHTGGSKSFARRMEEESEEQGRRIGRGELWIKVHKKNDGSYMNEEARAIGERIEEIEQQDESSRVLSQNDSIAQVFGKEKPGRVRGMGFGPTPTQLFGSNSRAPGNRVEEEETQRKLCALEAELESEKLKRKAMEDEAAADKKKMQAMERALIYLFQRQGEELPGDIAVGMSSVE; encoded by the exons ATGGAACGGCCTAATGGGAGAAGGATCGTGCTGAGATTCAACAACGAAATGCAGCCAATTGGAGACGAGGCTGGACTGCTAAGTGGGGTGCTTGGTCTGCTTGGATCTGACTACGCAAAATTTCCTATCGGTAAGGAAAGTTGGCACAAGGTTACCACTAAAAACAAGGTGTATAACGAATGTGTGAAG CAAATTTTTCATTTTGACGAAGATAGTGAAGGTAGTATCAAGAAATATATTTTGCAAAGTATGGGAAGGTCTTGGAAGGAAACTAGGCTGAGGTTGTATAATGCCTTCTACGAGCCAACATTCACATTTGAGCAGAATATCGAGCACCGTCCGCCAGGAATTGATCGAGAGCACTGGAGAGAGTTCCTAGAATATCGCGCCAAACCTGAGACGAAG GAGAAATGCAAGAAGAACGCGACTAATCGATCAAAACAAGTATATACCCACACTGGCGGTTCAAAAAGCTTCGCACGGCGGATGGAAGAAGAG TctgaagaacaaggaagaagaattGGTAGAGGAGAGCTATGGATAAAAGTGCACAAGAAAAATGATGGCTCCTATATGAATGAGGAAGCAAGGGCAATTGGT GAAAGAATTGAGGAgattgagcaacaggatgaatcTTCTAGAGTGTTGTCTCAAAATGACTCCATTGCTCAGGTTTTTGGTAAAGAGAAACCGGGTAGAGTACGTGGTATGGGTTTCGGTCCGACTCCTACCCAACTCTTCGGTTCGAATTCACGTGCGCCAGGCAACAGAGTCGAAGAAGAGGAGACCCAGAGGAAGTTGTGTGCACTGGAGGCAGAATTGGAAAGCGAGAAGTTGAAGAGGAAGGCGATGGAAGACGAGGCAGCAGCAGATAAGAAAAAGATGCAGGCGATGGAGAGAGctctgatttatctttttcaaaggcAGGGTGAGGAGCTGCCGGGAGACATCGCTGTAGGGATGAGTTCCGTCGAATGA